A stretch of DNA from Ctenopharyngodon idella isolate HZGC_01 chromosome 6, HZGC01, whole genome shotgun sequence:
tgtgtgtgtgtgtgtgtgttctccgTGTCTGACGCTGCTGTTCTCTGCAGGCGAGCTGCTGCGCGGATGGTTCCAGCGTGTCGGTGTCCTCTCAGCCTGTCAGACGGCCGCTCAGACGGTCCTGCGGGGAAAAGGTGCCGAAGCCCTGAAGACGttcctgcagaaacacacagCCGCGCACACACAGCGCCGGGACAGTCCCACCAACACCGCCGACGTACGCATcaatcactcacacactcatacGGATTTAAATGAGCATCtgcttttacatttacactagtcattttagtcattttatgtgcttttgtcaattttaatagttttttattttattatatttagctttattttaatccagttttagtattattaattGTAGTACTAtaacttaaacattttaattatgttatttgccaaagcaacatttctcattttcagttttaattacattttttagttttttagttaagtttttatctaatattttattttatttcttctttactttaattaatattaatattttgaattagctttttttttaatatatattttaattttaatttgttttggtcattttatgagcttttgtcatttttaatagttttttattttattatatttagttttattttaatttatttaatataacttaaaCATTTTAGTTAAGTTAGTTgccaaacatttctcattttcagtttagtttttcatctaatattttatttcagctttgcttcagttaatgttaatatttttaattgccatttacttttgtttttaattttagtttgttataTGCTTATatgctttttttaatatttatagttttaatattactaattgtagtactttaacttaaacatatttcaatattcagttcacttaaattttctaatttgcagctttattttagtttatctaataatttttttatttcagctttactttgtttttttgttttttaattagctattatttttatattttctgttttcattttagtcatttttaatgttcttttgtcatttttactttttgttttatcatttctatatagctttaatttatctttatttcagttttagtaattttattacttattttcagcaaagacaacatttatagtttgtttACATTGAAGTTTTtcttctaatatttatttttatatatatatttatatattatgtattatatattttttttatttcagttattaatGTAAGTTTTAGTAAACACATCCTTCTCATATTTCTCAAGGAaatataagaaattatattttgcataatgaAAAATACTATAATCGGTATAATTAAGCAGCTCATCCTCAATTTAAGCCCCTTTTAATCGAAATTTATTGAATCTCACAAAACTTGCATGTGCAGGTCACCAACATCTaaagaaataaatgcattatGATTAAAGTTTAATTGTCATGCAAATGATCCTAAAATAGGCTTGATTTATtcatgcaaaatatttttttcttatttaggCCTATTTAATCCTTTTTGGTGTGAAATATGACTGGAACATGTTCTCGACAGATTCATAATGTCTTGATTATAAGAACATTTCGGGAGTTAAAgttaaaaatgacacatttatttataatcaaaataatgTCATCATGAACCTTAAATATGCTTAAtattctttatgcaaaatgtaatttatactttatatgacagacatttttgtttgtattttatttacaaatatatttatgaacagattgttgttttatttgctCTCGATTTGTTCTGTTTTTCGTGAGATGTGGACCTCGTGAGACTCACTCGTCTCACACACTTCAGTGAGTGTAATGTGTGTTTTGTCAGGCTGAAGACGGCGAGCGTGTGATGAGCGTGGAGGAGATGGAAGGAGCGGCTCAGGTCTGGTCTGAAGGACTCAAAGCTTCTCCTGCTGTCACTGAGAGGAAACACCCAATGTATGTTCATAATCACTGCATATAAAACACTCACGTCAGTCCGTCTTCCATCAGTGATGTCATGGTGTGTGTTTCTCAGTCTCCCTcaggaaggaaagagaaacGTGCTGATCACGAGCGCTCTGCCGTACGTCAACAACGTGCCGCACCTGGGGAACATCATCGGCTGTGTGCTCAGCGCTGACGTGTTCGCCAGGTAACGTCACTTTCTGCTTGAATGTTCactattttcctcatattctccattgttcagctcctctcttcccagtctgtcagtaacgctctgtttagttcctgtctctatgaagcccctccttctgaaaagcacaatgtgctctgattggtcggctggagcagtgtgttgtgattggtgtttgggaaatgccccgccccttaccataaccgccagtttcaacacactactaactaactcaaccaggccccgcccctttattctgcgtatgaattaggTGGGAATTATTATTACCGTCACATATGAGCGTCTGTCTGTGTTTCTTTGCAGATATGGGCGTTTACGAGGCTGGAATCTCTTGTACGTCTGCGGTACGGATGAGTACGGAACAGCCACGGAGAACAAAGCTCGAGAGGAAGGCCTGACGCCGCAAGAAATCTGCGATAAATACCACACCGTCCATGCCGCCATCTACCAGTGGTTCCAGATCGACTTTGATTTCTTCGGCCGCACGACCACTGAACGCCAAACTGAGTAAGAACAGTTCGCTTAATGAAGCCCTTTAGTTTTGAACAGACGAGTTTTAAGTGGTTATTTATGCTTACGTACGTTTagtttattatgtatatttaattttttttttcttttttgtctttttatcaattttaaatttaaacatttatcattttacatttttataaactttgaattgaattgagttttattttatttacaaatgtcaTGTGCATGAATTTAAGTTTGTCAACCAAAGATTGTGATGCCATAAAACAATgaattaaattactttaatccattcttaaaatataatgttattttatcatcttttttatcaattttaaattaaaaaaattaacattttaaatgtttataaattttgaatttatttgaattggCAATATATCAATATCACCACAgcagaaacattttattttattttattttcaaatgtcaTATGCATGAACTaattgctgttgtttttatttttttcactatataaaattatttagtcAAAGTATTTGATAACATAAAACAAATTACTTTGGATTggatctttttttattaaattaaattttgaattggCAATATGTCAATATCACCACTGcagaaactttattttatttttatttatttatttacaaatacatGCATGAACTGATTGccgttgtttttattttgttcattatttaaaaGGATTCACTTGTGATGTCATAAAACATTAGATAAAATTACTCTGGATCATAAATTATACTTTCAAAATACTTTAACACTCATAAGCGAAGTCTGTGACGCTGAATGTTTGTTCGCAGGCAGGTTGTGTAGTTGTTGGAGGTCTAATCGAGCTCTGCCACCGTATTAGTCGGGCTAAAGGTGTTTTTAACTAAATCATGTCTGCTCCTCCTCAGAATCGCTCAGGATATTTTCTGGCGTCTGCACGAGAGGGGCTTTCTGCTGGAGGACACGGTCGAGCAGCTGCGCTGTGAAAGCTGCCAGCGTTTCCTGGCCGACCGCTTTGTGGAGGGCGTGTGCCCTCACTGCCATTATCCAGAAGCCCGCGGGGACCAGTGTGACAAATGTGGCCGTCTCATCAATGCTGTGGAGCTCAGGGTACGGTTCAAGACCGCTCGTTCCTCTACATCCTTTAAGGAACACGTTCAGCTGtcttaatgtcacttttgatcaatttaatgatgaataaaagtattaatttctcacAGAGTAGCGCATGTTTATTATGTGGCGTATATTTGATTATCATATCGTCTCTCCTGTAGAATCCTCAGTGTAAGGTGTGCAAGGAAACACCGGTGATCCGCTCCTCTAAACACTTGTTTCTGAACCTGCCGAAGGTAAAGTAACACCTGTGTCATGTGAGATGTGTTGATCTCTTCATCTTCAGCTCagtctgagtgtgtgtttgtgatagCTGGAGGACGAGTTGGAGCAGTGGCTGGAGAAGTCGATAGGCTCCGGCGACTGGACGACAAACGCACGGCACATCGCGCGCTCGTGGCTCCGTGACGGCCTGAAGCCGCGCtgcatcacgcgtgaccttgcAGTGGGGGACGCCCGTGCCGCACCAGGATTTCAAGGAGAAGGTATGAACGCACAATCAGATGTTATTTCACTAATATTGTCCATTAATCTGAATGTATCCGTCTGTCCATGAAGGTGTTCTACGTGTGGTTCGACGCTCCTATTGGCTACCTGTCCATCACAGCAAACTACACCGACCAATGGGAGAAGTGGTGGAAGAACCCTCAGCAGGTGCTGATCAATCACACTTCTCAGTTTGTGTTATTTAATGAGTTGCAAAAACTGTTCACGTCTTGTCAGTTTAATGAATTCTCTGAATTCTCCCACTGATTGACGAAACGCTGCTGTCTGTAACAGGTTTGATTCAGCGTGTGATTGTCATGTGTGTCCTGTAGGTGGAGCTGTATAACTTCATGGCAAAAGACAACGTTCCGTTCCACAGTGTCGTTTTCCCTTGTTCACTTCTTGGAGCTCAAGACAACTACACACTGGTCAATAATCTCATTGCCACCGGTGAGATGTTGTTTTAaattcagattattaaaataacatcaaaCAATACAGCTGATTGCAGTCTAATATTATCAAATATGCATATTCCACTTCACATTGAccctttaaaatgcatgtttggatttttaatatttttgaaagagtctcttctgctcatcaaagctgcgtttatttgatcagaaatacagtaaaatagtgaaatattattacaatgtaaaatatctgttttctatttgaatatatagtaaaatgtaatttattcctgtgatcaaagctgaattttcagtgtcacatgatcctgcagaaatcattctaatatgatgatttgctgctcaagaaacatttatgattaataTTCAATAACGCCTAGAATCTGACAATACTGATGGTCAGATTGATTTTGTAgcgtgtgattggctgatttcATTCATGAATGTTTTCCAGAATACTTGAATTATGAGGACACTAAGTTCTCCAAGAGTCGTGGTGTGGGTGTGTTCGGTGACATGGCCAAAGACACCGGCATCCCGTCCGACGTCTGGCGCTTCTACCTCCTGTATCTGCGGCCTGAAGCTCAGGATTCAGCGTTCTCCTGGGCCGACATGGCTCTCAAGAACAACTCTGAGCTCCTCAACAATCTGGGCAACTTCATTAACAGGTTTGTGTTGGTGGATTGTgagttataattattattaatgcattattaacgctttattattgtaaagcattaccGTTTTCTTTAACGATGCTGATAATGTTTCCACAGGGCAGGGATGTTTGTGAGTAAGTTCTTCGACGGCTGTGTTCCTGAGATGATCCTGAATGAAGATGATAAGCGGCTCATCGCTCAGGTCTGCTGGGAGCTCAAGCAGTACATCCATCTGCTGGATAAAGTCAGGTCAGGAGTTACCCACAATTCCTCATGGACGTGTGTGGATGGCGTGAAATGCAGAGATTCACAGATTTGGATTGTGCAGGAGCctgtagagctgcacgataAATCGTTAAAAGATGGCGATCTTGATTTAAACACCCATGTGATCTTATTCCTGAAGACAGCGATTTGTCTTTGACTATTAAAGctttgacaagtacgatcacagcgaacattcagatctgcgttctgagccagagagagccaatgtcatgtatagatatgaaacgctgattcatcctgTAATGAATCAAGTGAAGtgtttatgagcgagtcattgaatcatacattcaagagattcattcaaaaacactgattcatccagtaatgaatcaagtgaagtctttatgagtgagtcattgaatcattcattcaagagattaatttgaaaatgctgattcatccagtaatgaatcaagtgaagtctttatgagcgagtcattgaatcatacattcaagagattcatttaaaaacactgattcatccagtaatgaaacatgtgaagtctttatgagcgagtcattgaatcattcattcaagaacactgattcatctagtaatgaaacaagtgaagtctttatgagtgagtcattgaatcattcattcaagagattcattcaaaaacgctgattcatccagtaatgaatcaagtgaagtctttatgactgagtcattgaatcattcattcaagagattagTTAAagaatgctgattcatccagtaattgATCAAACAAAGTCTTTtaatgagtcactgaatcattcattcgagatttgttcaaaaacgctgattaatccagtaatgaaacaagtgaagtctttatgagagagtcattcagtcattcattcaagagattcattccagtaatgaaacaagccttttggcttgttcgagatgcgtCGGCACTACGCAGAccaatcggtgtatgacatcaaagtaccgtgagAACGATTGGAGAGCAAACgacttttgaatcgctctcgcggtactttgatgtcatacactgattGGTCTGTgtagcgccgatgcatctcgaacaagccttttatgagtgagtcattgaatcatccattcaagagattcgttcaaaaacactgattaatccagtaatgaaacaagtgaagtctttatgagcgagtcattgaatcattcattcattcaaaccaatCTTTTTCTTAAAGATtcaaattaatgaaatatttgttaaatagactgcagtaattaacattttgtcagaacctctagtaaatttattttgtttaggtTTCTATTCAGAATCActggagaatcgtgatctctattttaaaccaTAAAGGTGATTCTCAGTTTACCCAGAATCCTGCAGCCTGTAACTGAATTTGTCTGGTTTTGCTCTGTTCTATATTTCAGCAGCTTGTAATTCCTCAATAAATCACAGTTACCTGGAAATATCAGGCAATTTGTGATTTCCAAACTCACAgaaaataattgtataaaatgatCAAATGATTCCTAAAAAATCATTATGCAATTATCACAACAACAGCTAGAAAAGTCTTGGAAATGAATTGTGAAACAAAAGCAGGTAGCCCTGATTATGAAATTACTGGACGAAGAAGCGTTTATTTCTTACAGTAATCTTCTGCAAGCATGCGTTTGTCTCGTAATATTGCACATGTGAACAGATGTAAGTGCATTAAACTCTCATCATGTGGCTTATAATGTGTTTGTTCCAGGATCCGTGACGCTCTGAAGTGCATCCTGAACATCTCTCGTCATGGGAATCAGTACATCCAGGTTAATGAACCCTGGAAGAAGATAAAAGGGGGAGACGGCGACAGGCAAGTCATCACATGATCACGTCTGCCGCATTAGTGTGTTTGCTGAAGTACGGCAACACACTGCAGAAA
This window harbors:
- the mars1 gene encoding LOW QUALITY PROTEIN: methionine--tRNA ligase, cytoplasmic (The sequence of the model RefSeq protein was modified relative to this genomic sequence to represent the inferred CDS: deleted 1 base in 1 codon) → MKLYISEGNPHCIKVLAVLELTGVKCEIEVISHEEKVVPHLTHPVSPVLLLPSGQHLFSPNSICQYLYDISGQPATDATNQWLEWEATNLQPAVLQSLHMVALQGKRVEAAAVMKDLLNWLEQSLSKRNTAFLTAEEMSVADVVLWAALYPLLSDAGVEAGELLRGWFQRVGVLSACQTAAQTVLRGKGAEALKTFLQKHTAAHTQRRDSPTNTADAEDGERVMSVEEMEGAAQVWSEGLKASPAVTERKHPILPQEGKRNVLITSALPYVNNVPHLGNIIGCVLSADVFARYGRLRGWNLLYVCGTDEYGTATENKAREEGLTPQEICDKYHTVHAAIYQWFQIDFDFFGRTTTERQTEIAQDIFWRLHERGFLLEDTVEQLRCESCQRFLADRFVEGVCPHCHYPEARGDQCDKCGRLINAVELRNPQCKVCKETPVIRSSKHLFLNLPKLEDELEQWLEKSIGSGDWTTNARHIARSWLRDGLKPRCITRDLQWGTPVPHQDFKEKVFYVWFDAPIGYLSITANYTDQWEKWWKNPQQVELYNFMAKDNVPFHSVVFPCSLLGAQDNYTLVNNLIATEYLNYEDTKFSKSRGVGVFGDMAKDTGIPSDVWRFYLLYLRPEAQDSAFSWADMALKNNSELLNNLGNFINRAGMFVSKFFDGCVPEMILNEDDKRLIAQVCWELKQYIHLLDKVRIRDALKCILNISRHGNQYIQVNEPWKKIKGGDGDRQRAGTVTGVSVNVACLLSAVLEPYMPTVSHTIRAQLQAPPTCASAMLQGAGTFICTLPAGHRIGTVSPLFQKLENEQIEALKKKFGGQQPEEESLEAKTQSSSAAAVETKPSVSAAQDASLNVSADPERAKQLTALVAEQGDKVRALKAQKAEKSVIVEEVAKLIELKKQLCLAEGKNPEPAAPKGKKK